The following proteins are encoded in a genomic region of Pan troglodytes isolate AG18354 chromosome Y, NHGRI_mPanTro3-v2.0_pri, whole genome shotgun sequence:
- the DDX3Y gene encoding ATP-dependent RNA helicase DDX3Y: protein MSHVVVKNDPELDQQLANLDLNSEKQSGGASRASKGRYIPPHLRNREASKGFHDKDSSGWSCSKDKDAYNSFGSRDSRGKPGYFSERGSGSRGRFDDRGRSDYDGIGNRDRPGFGRFERNGHSRWCDKSDEDDWSKPLPPSERLEQELFSGGNTGINFEKYDDIPVEATGSNCPPHIENFGDIDMGEIIMGNIQLTRYTRPTPVQKHAIPIIKGKRDLMACAQTGSGKTAAFLLPILSQIYTDGPGEALKAVKENGRYGRRKQYPISLVLAPTRELAVQIYEEARKFSYRSRVRPCVVYGGADIGQQIRDLERGCHLLVATPGRLVDMMERGKIGLDFCKYLVLDEADRMLDMGFEPQIRRIVEQDTMPPKGVRHTMMFSATFPKEIQMLARDFLDEYIFLAVGRVGSTSENITQKVVWVEDLDKRSFLLDILGAAGTDSLTLVFVETKKGADSLEDFLYHEGYACTSIHGDRSQRDREEALHQFRSGKSPILVATAVAARGLDISNVRHVINFDLPSDIEEYVHRIGRTGRVGNLGLATSFFNEKNINITKDLLDLLVEAKQEVPSWLENMAYEHQYKGGSRGRSKSNRFSGGFGARDYRQSSGSSSSGFGASRGSSSRSGGGGYGNSRGFGGGGYGGFYNSDGYGGNYNSQGVDWWGN, encoded by the exons AAGGGCGCTATATACCTCCTCACTTAAGGAACAGAGAAGCATCTAAAG GATTCCATGATAAAGACAGTTCAGGTTGGAGTTGCAGCAAAGATAAGGATGCATATAACAGTTTTGGGTCTCGAGATTCTAGAGGAAAGCCTGGTTATTTCAGTGAACGTGGAAGTGGATCAAGGGGAAG ATTTGATGATCGTGGACGGAGTGACTATGATGGTATTGGCAATCGTGACAGACCTGGCTTTGGCAGATTTGAACGGAATGGACATAGTCGTTGGTGTGACAAGTCAGATGAAGATGATTGGTCAAAACCACTTCCACCAAGTGAACGCTTGGAGCA AGAACTGTTTTCTGGAGGAAACACGGGGATTAACTTTGAGAAATATGATGATATACCAGTAGAGGCAACCGGCAGTAACTGTCCTCCACATATTGAGAAT TTTGGCGATATTGACATGGGAGAAATTATCATGGGGAACATTCAACTTACTCGCTATACTCGTCCTACTCCAGTGCAAAAACATGCCATTCCTATTATTAAGGGAAAAAGAGACTTAATGGCTTGTGCCCAAACAG gATCTGGGAAAACTGCGGCATTTCTTTTACCCATACTGAGTCAGATATATACAGATGGTCCAGGAGAAGCTTTGAAGGCTGTGAAG gaaaatgGAAGGTACGGGCGCCGCAAACAATATCCAATATCCTTGGTTTTAGCCCCAACAAGAGAATTGGCTGTACAGATCTATGAGGAAgccagaaaa TTTTCCTACCGATCTAGAGTTCGTCCTTGTGTAGTTTATGGTGGTGCTGATATTGGTCAGCAGATTCGGGACTTAGAACGTGGATGCCACTTGTTAGTAGCCACTCCAGGACGTCTAGTGGATATGATGGAAAGAGGAAAGATTGGATTAGACTTCTGCAA GTACTTAGTGTTGGATGAAGCTGATAGGATGCTGGATATGGGATTTGAACCTCAGATACGTCGTATAGTTGAACAAGATACTATGCCACCAAAGGGCGTTCGTCACACCATGATGTTTAGTGCTACTTTTCCTAAGGAAATACAG ATGCTTGCTCGTGACTTTTTGGATGAATATATCTTTTTGGCTGTAGGCAGAGTAGGCTCTACCTCTGAGAACATCACACAGAAAGTAGTTTGGGTGGAAGACTTAGATAAACGGTCATTTCTACTGGACATTTTAGGTGCAGCAG GGACGGATTCACTTACTTTAGTGTTTGTGGAGACCAAAAAGGGAGCAGATTCCCTGGAGGATTTCTTATACCATGAAGGATATGCTTGTACTAGTATTCATGGAGACCGGTCACAGAGAGATCGAGAGGAGGCCCTTCACCAGTTTCGCTCAGGAAAAAGCCCAATTCTAGTGGCTACAgct GTGGCAGCACGAGGACTAGACATTTCAAATGTGAGACATGTTATCAATTTTGATTTGCCAAGTGATATTGAAGAATATGTGCATCGTATTGGCCGTACAGGACGTGTAGGAAACCTGG GCCTTGCCACCTCattctttaatgaaaaaaatatcaatattacaAAGGATTTGTTGGATCTTCTTGTAGAAGCTAAACAAGAAGTGCCTTCTTGGTTGGAAAATATGGCTTATGAACACCAATACAAGGGTGGCAGTCGTGGACGATCTAAAAG TAATAGATTCAGTGGAGGATTTGGTGCCAGAGACTATCGACAAAGTAGTGGTTCCAGCAGTTCTGGCTTTGGTGCTAGTCGTGGAAGCAGCAGCCGCAGTGGTGGAGGTGGTTACGGCAACAGCAGAGGATTTGGTGGAG GTGGCTATGGAGGCTTCTACAATAGTGATGGATATGGAGGAAATTATAACTCCCAGGGGGTTGACTGGTGGGGCAACTGA
- the DDX3Y gene encoding ATP-dependent RNA helicase DDX3Y isoform X2, with the protein MEIGRPRKDTTWKLANLDLNSEKQSGGASRASKGRYIPPHLRNREASKGFHDKDSSGWSCSKDKDAYNSFGSRDSRGKPGYFSERGSGSRGRFDDRGRSDYDGIGNRDRPGFGRFERNGHSRWCDKSDEDDWSKPLPPSERLEQELFSGGNTGINFEKYDDIPVEATGSNCPPHIENFGDIDMGEIIMGNIQLTRYTRPTPVQKHAIPIIKGKRDLMACAQTGSGKTAAFLLPILSQIYTDGPGEALKAVKENGRYGRRKQYPISLVLAPTRELAVQIYEEARKFSYRSRVRPCVVYGGADIGQQIRDLERGCHLLVATPGRLVDMMERGKIGLDFCKYLVLDEADRMLDMGFEPQIRRIVEQDTMPPKGVRHTMMFSATFPKEIQMLARDFLDEYIFLAVGRVGSTSENITQKVVWVEDLDKRSFLLDILGAAGTDSLTLVFVETKKGADSLEDFLYHEGYACTSIHGDRSQRDREEALHQFRSGKSPILVATAVAARGLDISNVRHVINFDLPSDIEEYVHRIGRTGRVGNLGLATSFFNEKNINITKDLLDLLVEAKQEVPSWLENMAYEHQYKGGSRGRSKSNRFSGGFGARDYRQSSGSSSSGFGASRGSSSRSGGGGYGNSRGFGGGGYGGFYNSDGYGGNYNSQGVDWWGN; encoded by the exons AAGGGCGCTATATACCTCCTCACTTAAGGAACAGAGAAGCATCTAAAG GATTCCATGATAAAGACAGTTCAGGTTGGAGTTGCAGCAAAGATAAGGATGCATATAACAGTTTTGGGTCTCGAGATTCTAGAGGAAAGCCTGGTTATTTCAGTGAACGTGGAAGTGGATCAAGGGGAAG ATTTGATGATCGTGGACGGAGTGACTATGATGGTATTGGCAATCGTGACAGACCTGGCTTTGGCAGATTTGAACGGAATGGACATAGTCGTTGGTGTGACAAGTCAGATGAAGATGATTGGTCAAAACCACTTCCACCAAGTGAACGCTTGGAGCA AGAACTGTTTTCTGGAGGAAACACGGGGATTAACTTTGAGAAATATGATGATATACCAGTAGAGGCAACCGGCAGTAACTGTCCTCCACATATTGAGAAT TTTGGCGATATTGACATGGGAGAAATTATCATGGGGAACATTCAACTTACTCGCTATACTCGTCCTACTCCAGTGCAAAAACATGCCATTCCTATTATTAAGGGAAAAAGAGACTTAATGGCTTGTGCCCAAACAG gATCTGGGAAAACTGCGGCATTTCTTTTACCCATACTGAGTCAGATATATACAGATGGTCCAGGAGAAGCTTTGAAGGCTGTGAAG gaaaatgGAAGGTACGGGCGCCGCAAACAATATCCAATATCCTTGGTTTTAGCCCCAACAAGAGAATTGGCTGTACAGATCTATGAGGAAgccagaaaa TTTTCCTACCGATCTAGAGTTCGTCCTTGTGTAGTTTATGGTGGTGCTGATATTGGTCAGCAGATTCGGGACTTAGAACGTGGATGCCACTTGTTAGTAGCCACTCCAGGACGTCTAGTGGATATGATGGAAAGAGGAAAGATTGGATTAGACTTCTGCAA GTACTTAGTGTTGGATGAAGCTGATAGGATGCTGGATATGGGATTTGAACCTCAGATACGTCGTATAGTTGAACAAGATACTATGCCACCAAAGGGCGTTCGTCACACCATGATGTTTAGTGCTACTTTTCCTAAGGAAATACAG ATGCTTGCTCGTGACTTTTTGGATGAATATATCTTTTTGGCTGTAGGCAGAGTAGGCTCTACCTCTGAGAACATCACACAGAAAGTAGTTTGGGTGGAAGACTTAGATAAACGGTCATTTCTACTGGACATTTTAGGTGCAGCAG GGACGGATTCACTTACTTTAGTGTTTGTGGAGACCAAAAAGGGAGCAGATTCCCTGGAGGATTTCTTATACCATGAAGGATATGCTTGTACTAGTATTCATGGAGACCGGTCACAGAGAGATCGAGAGGAGGCCCTTCACCAGTTTCGCTCAGGAAAAAGCCCAATTCTAGTGGCTACAgct GTGGCAGCACGAGGACTAGACATTTCAAATGTGAGACATGTTATCAATTTTGATTTGCCAAGTGATATTGAAGAATATGTGCATCGTATTGGCCGTACAGGACGTGTAGGAAACCTGG GCCTTGCCACCTCattctttaatgaaaaaaatatcaatattacaAAGGATTTGTTGGATCTTCTTGTAGAAGCTAAACAAGAAGTGCCTTCTTGGTTGGAAAATATGGCTTATGAACACCAATACAAGGGTGGCAGTCGTGGACGATCTAAAAG TAATAGATTCAGTGGAGGATTTGGTGCCAGAGACTATCGACAAAGTAGTGGTTCCAGCAGTTCTGGCTTTGGTGCTAGTCGTGGAAGCAGCAGCCGCAGTGGTGGAGGTGGTTACGGCAACAGCAGAGGATTTGGTGGAG GTGGCTATGGAGGCTTCTACAATAGTGATGGATATGGAGGAAATTATAACTCCCAGGGGGTTGACTGGTGGGGCAACTGA
- the DDX3Y gene encoding ATP-dependent RNA helicase DDX3Y isoform X3 — protein sequence MGEIIMGNIQLTRYTRPTPVQKHAIPIIKGKRDLMACAQTGSGKTAAFLLPILSQIYTDGPGEALKAVKENGRYGRRKQYPISLVLAPTRELAVQIYEEARKFSYRSRVRPCVVYGGADIGQQIRDLERGCHLLVATPGRLVDMMERGKIGLDFCKYLVLDEADRMLDMGFEPQIRRIVEQDTMPPKGVRHTMMFSATFPKEIQMLARDFLDEYIFLAVGRVGSTSENITQKVVWVEDLDKRSFLLDILGAAGTDSLTLVFVETKKGADSLEDFLYHEGYACTSIHGDRSQRDREEALHQFRSGKSPILVATAVAARGLDISNVRHVINFDLPSDIEEYVHRIGRTGRVGNLGLATSFFNEKNINITKDLLDLLVEAKQEVPSWLENMAYEHQYKGGSRGRSKSNRFSGGFGARDYRQSSGSSSSGFGASRGSSSRSGGGGYGNSRGFGGGGYGGFYNSDGYGGNYNSQGVDWWGN from the exons ATGGGAGAAATTATCATGGGGAACATTCAACTTACTCGCTATACTCGTCCTACTCCAGTGCAAAAACATGCCATTCCTATTATTAAGGGAAAAAGAGACTTAATGGCTTGTGCCCAAACAG gATCTGGGAAAACTGCGGCATTTCTTTTACCCATACTGAGTCAGATATATACAGATGGTCCAGGAGAAGCTTTGAAGGCTGTGAAG gaaaatgGAAGGTACGGGCGCCGCAAACAATATCCAATATCCTTGGTTTTAGCCCCAACAAGAGAATTGGCTGTACAGATCTATGAGGAAgccagaaaa TTTTCCTACCGATCTAGAGTTCGTCCTTGTGTAGTTTATGGTGGTGCTGATATTGGTCAGCAGATTCGGGACTTAGAACGTGGATGCCACTTGTTAGTAGCCACTCCAGGACGTCTAGTGGATATGATGGAAAGAGGAAAGATTGGATTAGACTTCTGCAA GTACTTAGTGTTGGATGAAGCTGATAGGATGCTGGATATGGGATTTGAACCTCAGATACGTCGTATAGTTGAACAAGATACTATGCCACCAAAGGGCGTTCGTCACACCATGATGTTTAGTGCTACTTTTCCTAAGGAAATACAG ATGCTTGCTCGTGACTTTTTGGATGAATATATCTTTTTGGCTGTAGGCAGAGTAGGCTCTACCTCTGAGAACATCACACAGAAAGTAGTTTGGGTGGAAGACTTAGATAAACGGTCATTTCTACTGGACATTTTAGGTGCAGCAG GGACGGATTCACTTACTTTAGTGTTTGTGGAGACCAAAAAGGGAGCAGATTCCCTGGAGGATTTCTTATACCATGAAGGATATGCTTGTACTAGTATTCATGGAGACCGGTCACAGAGAGATCGAGAGGAGGCCCTTCACCAGTTTCGCTCAGGAAAAAGCCCAATTCTAGTGGCTACAgct GTGGCAGCACGAGGACTAGACATTTCAAATGTGAGACATGTTATCAATTTTGATTTGCCAAGTGATATTGAAGAATATGTGCATCGTATTGGCCGTACAGGACGTGTAGGAAACCTGG GCCTTGCCACCTCattctttaatgaaaaaaatatcaatattacaAAGGATTTGTTGGATCTTCTTGTAGAAGCTAAACAAGAAGTGCCTTCTTGGTTGGAAAATATGGCTTATGAACACCAATACAAGGGTGGCAGTCGTGGACGATCTAAAAG TAATAGATTCAGTGGAGGATTTGGTGCCAGAGACTATCGACAAAGTAGTGGTTCCAGCAGTTCTGGCTTTGGTGCTAGTCGTGGAAGCAGCAGCCGCAGTGGTGGAGGTGGTTACGGCAACAGCAGAGGATTTGGTGGAG GTGGCTATGGAGGCTTCTACAATAGTGATGGATATGGAGGAAATTATAACTCCCAGGGGGTTGACTGGTGGGGCAACTGA